The sequence GTCGGCTGGGTCAGTTGTTTATAAGAGACAGCGTCGGGCCCGTCGCGCACCTGGGCCAGCAGCTCGGCGGCCGGACCGCGCAGGGACGCGGGCAGCCGGTCGCGGAGGTCGTCCCCGGAGCCGGGGCCGCGCGGCCCCAGCAGGTCGGTGCGGCCGAAGGCCCGCAGCACCCGGTTGCGCTCGTCCAGGAGCAGGGCCGGGGGCGCGTGGCGGATCAGAACCCGCTCTCCGGCCAGGGCCGAGACGGTCTCCAGGTCCGGCCTGGACCTGGCCTCGGCCCGCGCCGGAGCGGAGACGGGCAGGATGCCGCTCATGGGCAGGCGCACGTCGCGGCGCTTGGTGAAGATCTTCCACTGCCGGTCCAGGGGCTCGAACTCCCCCTCCAGCTCGCCCAGGGACTCGCTGGGGCCCAGGAAGAGCACCCCGCCGGGATTGAGGGCGAAGTGGAACAGGGTCAGCACCCGCTGCTGGGCGAAGGGCTGGAGATAGATGAGCAGGTTGCGGCAGGCCACCAGGTCCATGCGCGTGAAGGGCGGGTCCTTGACCAGGTCGTGCTCGGCGAAGACCACCATGCGCCGCAGCTCCGGGTGCACGCGCAGGCCCTGGTCCCCGGCCGTGAACCAGCGCCTCGTCCGCTCGCGGCCCGCGCCGCGCAGGGACTCCTCGGTGAACAGGCCCCGGGCCGCCTGGGTCAGGGCCTCGCGGTGCACGTCCGTGGCGAAGATGCGCACCTGTCCGGGAAATTTTCGGGTCTCGGCCAGCTCCCGGAAGATCATGGCCAGGGAGTAGACCTCCTCGCCCGTGGCGCAGCCCGGGACCCAGATCCGCACGTCGCGTCCGGCGGCGCGCTCCAGGATGTCCGGGGCCGCCCGCTCCTCGATGCAGGCGAAGGCCTGCTGGTCGCGGAAGAAATGGGTCACGCCGATGAGCAGGTCGTGGTGCAGCTGGTCCAGTTCGGCGCGGTCGGTCTGGAGCAGGCGGATGTAGTCCTCCAGGTCCGGGCAGCGCCGGATGGCCTGGCGGCGCTCGATGCGCCGGGTCACTGTGGTGGGTTTGTAGGCCGCGAAGTCCACGCCGTGCCGGGCGGTGAGCAGGTCGAAGACCGGGGCGAAGCGGGCCGTGGAGTGCTCCCCGCCGTTGTCCGCGCCCTCGCCGCGCACCTCGCGCAGCAGGGCCCCGGCCAGCTCCGAGGGCTCCAGCACATGGCGGGCCGCGCCCGTGTCCAGCGCGGCCCGGGGCATGCCGTCGAAGGCCGCGCTCTCCGGGCTCTGGACGAGCACGAGCCCGCCCGCCCGGGCCACCTCGGCCGCGCCCCGCGCGCCGTCGCCGCCCGCGCCGGAGAGGATCACGGCCACGGCCCGGGGGCCGCCGTCGCGGGCCAGGTCCATGAGGAAGCGGTCCACGGGCATGGCCGGCGCGGCCGCCGGATCGCGTTCGCCCAGGCCCACCCGGCCCCCGGCCACGCCCATCTCCATGCCCGGGGGCAGCACGAGCACCTCGCCCGGGATGAGGAAGGCCCCGTCGCGGGCCTCGCGCACGGGCATGGCCGTGTAGCGGGCCAGCATCTCGGGCAGCAGGCTCCGGCGGCCGGGCAGGAGGTGCTGGAGCACCACGAAGCTCATGTCCGGGCAGGGCGGCAGGGAGGTGAAGAAGGCGCGCAGGGCCTCCAGGCCCCCGGCGGACGCGCCGACGGCCACCACGCGCGAGGGCTGGGGCGGCATGGCCGCCGGGTCCGCGCGGCTCCGGTCCTCGCCGCTCATGGGCGGCCTCTCGTGGCGGAAAGGGTGCGCATTTCCCCATGATAGCGCATCCGATCGCGCCGCGAAAGCCCGTCGGGCCGCGCTTCCTGGTCGAAGGACGAAAAAAATCGGGGGGTCCGGCCCCGACGGCCGGACCCCCGGTATGGAGGAGGGTATGGGAATGGTCGGAATGGAAGGCGGTCAGCCCGCCTGGATGTCGATGCGCCGGGGCTGGACCTTGGCCACCTTGGGCATGAAGATCTCCAGCACGCCGTTCTTGAGCGTGGCCTTGATCCCGGCCCGGTCCACGATGTCCGAGAGGGCGATGGTCTGGCGGAACTCGCCTGAGCCGAACTGGACCTCCAGGAAGCGCTCCTTCTCGGCGGGCAGGCCGCGCGTCTTGCCGGACACGGCCAGCTCGGCCTCGCGCAGGTCCAGGACCAGGTCGTCGCGGCCCACGCCGGGCATGTCCATGTAGACCCAATAGCCGTCCGCGCGCTCCAGGATGTCCGTGGCCGGGCGCAGAACGGGCAGGTTCTTCTCGTTGTTTTCGGCGTTCATGGCGCGCACCTCCTAGCCCACGTCGATGCTCACGCGGCGGGGCTTGATGTCCTCGGTCTTGGGCAGGGTCACGACGAGGATGCCGTCCGTGAGGGCGGCCTTCACCGCGTCCCGGTCCACCTGGACGTTGAGCTGGACCACGCGCTGGAACTGGCCCGCCGGGCGCTCCTGGCGGAAGTACTTGCCCTGTTCCGGCTTGCGCTCGCCCTTGATGACCAGGGTCTTGTCCGTGAGGGTGATCTCCATGTCCGTGATCTCCACCCCCGGAATCTCGGCGCGGACATAGACGTTTTCGTCGTCCTCGCTGATGTTCAGGGGCGGATAGGCCATGCGCCGGCTCTCGCCGTGGACCGGCTGGAGGAACTCCTGCATGAGCCGGTCGAAGCGGTCCGGGAAAGAATACAGGGTGTTGAAGTCGAGCACCATGCGTCTACCTCCTTCACGCTTTGTTGTGACGGAGAAATAGGCACGCCTCCTTCCTTGTCAACCGGCTTCGCCGGCTTTCAGAAAGGCGGGGGGAGAGGCGGTTCATGAACCGGCGGGGCCGGGGGCGTGGCGCAGGAGGACGCGGGCCATGAAGCGCTGGGAGTGATAGAAGGAGAAGAACTTCATGAGCATCTGGAGGGAGAAGCGCATGGTCAGGCCCTGGCCGCGCAGGTCGTTGAGCCGGGTGTGGGCCGCGTCCAGGGCCTCGGCCAGGGGAATGAAGTCGGGCGCCGCGCCCTGGCCGATGGAAGTCAGGACGTCGCGGGTGGCCGAGGACAGGGCCCGCAGCTCGGCGTCCATGAGGATGTCGTAGCCCTGGTCCTGGGCGTCGTTGAGGGCGTGGAGCATGGCCCGCAGGTGGGGCAGGCAGGTCTCCAGGGTGTCCACCTGGAGGCTCAGGGCGGCGGTGTCGTCGCGGTACAGGAGCCGTTCGTGGCGCAGCACGCTCTTGAGCAGGCCCCGGTCGGCGGCCACGTCCCGCTCCAGACGCTCCAGCGGGTCGAGGGAGAGCATGCTCTGGCGGTTGAGGAAGGCGTCGAGCACGTCGCCGTAGAGGTCCGCCAGGGCGGTGAACTGCCGCCGCAGCCGCTCCCGCAGGACGTCGCCCGCGCGCTGGGGCCAGAGGGCGACGCTGACGACGAAGGCGCAGGACACGCCCAGGGCGATCTCCAGGACCCGCTCCATGCCGAAGACGAGCCGCTCGGGCTGGCCCAGGCTGGCCAGGAAGACGATGACCGTGGTGATGGCGGCCATGCGGTAGCGGGCGTTGTAGCGGGTCATGTAGGCGCAGAAGGCCACGGACAGGAACAGCGCCAGGATGGTCATGGGCCTGTTGGCCGGGAAGGCCAGGATGGCGACGGCGGCGATGGCCGCGCCCACGGCCGTGCCCGAGAACCGGTACCAGCACATGCGGATGGAGTCGGCCACGGAGACCTGCATGACGATGACCGCCGAGATGGCGGCCCAATAGCCGAAGGGCAGGCGCAGCCAGTCGGCGGCGACGTAGGCCAGCACGGCGGCCAGGCCGGTCTTCACGCCGTGGTGGATGTGGGCTTGGGTGGAATTGAACTCGGCTTTGGTCATGGTTGCTTCATGCCCTGTTTCCCGGGCCCTGAAAAGGTTTCGAAAGGACGAGGCCCG comes from Desulfovibrio aminophilus and encodes:
- a CDS encoding chemotaxis protein CheB — encoded protein: MSGEDRSRADPAAMPPQPSRVVAVGASAGGLEALRAFFTSLPPCPDMSFVVLQHLLPGRRSLLPEMLARYTAMPVREARDGAFLIPGEVLVLPPGMEMGVAGGRVGLGERDPAAAPAMPVDRFLMDLARDGGPRAVAVILSGAGGDGARGAAEVARAGGLVLVQSPESAAFDGMPRAALDTGAARHVLEPSELAGALLREVRGEGADNGGEHSTARFAPVFDLLTARHGVDFAAYKPTTVTRRIERRQAIRRCPDLEDYIRLLQTDRAELDQLHHDLLIGVTHFFRDQQAFACIEERAAPDILERAAGRDVRIWVPGCATGEEVYSLAMIFRELAETRKFPGQVRIFATDVHREALTQAARGLFTEESLRGAGRERTRRWFTAGDQGLRVHPELRRMVVFAEHDLVKDPPFTRMDLVACRNLLIYLQPFAQQRVLTLFHFALNPGGVLFLGPSESLGELEGEFEPLDRQWKIFTKRRDVRLPMSGILPVSAPARAEARSRPDLETVSALAGERVLIRHAPPALLLDERNRVLRAFGRTDLLGPRGPGSGDDLRDRLPASLRGPAAELLAQVRDGPDAVSYKQLTQPT
- a CDS encoding Hsp20/alpha crystallin family protein, producing MNAENNEKNLPVLRPATDILERADGYWVYMDMPGVGRDDLVLDLREAELAVSGKTRGLPAEKERFLEVQFGSGEFRQTIALSDIVDRAGIKATLKNGVLEIFMPKVAKVQPRRIDIQAG
- a CDS encoding Hsp20/alpha crystallin family protein; translation: MVLDFNTLYSFPDRFDRLMQEFLQPVHGESRRMAYPPLNISEDDENVYVRAEIPGVEITDMEITLTDKTLVIKGERKPEQGKYFRQERPAGQFQRVVQLNVQVDRDAVKAALTDGILVVTLPKTEDIKPRRVSIDVG
- a CDS encoding FUSC family protein, which produces MTKAEFNSTQAHIHHGVKTGLAAVLAYVAADWLRLPFGYWAAISAVIVMQVSVADSIRMCWYRFSGTAVGAAIAAVAILAFPANRPMTILALFLSVAFCAYMTRYNARYRMAAITTVIVFLASLGQPERLVFGMERVLEIALGVSCAFVVSVALWPQRAGDVLRERLRRQFTALADLYGDVLDAFLNRQSMLSLDPLERLERDVAADRGLLKSVLRHERLLYRDDTAALSLQVDTLETCLPHLRAMLHALNDAQDQGYDILMDAELRALSSATRDVLTSIGQGAAPDFIPLAEALDAAHTRLNDLRGQGLTMRFSLQMLMKFFSFYHSQRFMARVLLRHAPGPAGS